The following proteins come from a genomic window of Gordonia westfalica:
- a CDS encoding trans-sulfuration enzyme family protein, translating into MTRSVHAGNDSSGPSVRTPITMANSYHLPPEPERMSWSGTDQLFYTRNTGANQVALQDKLAAVEEAEDAVVLASGVAALHAVFFTFLSTGDHVVVSDTTYEATWKLWAELLPNKYGIEATFVDITDPENVRAALRPDTRLVAVETIANPTTKVGDIEALADIAHSGDALLLVDSTFTPPPLYRPLADGADLVVHSLTKYINGHGDAMGGAVLGRSELIGRIKEEAMVDVGGVISPFNAWLIARGAITLPLRLAQHQRTAERVAAFLDADPRIAYVRYPGLASHPEHELAARQFGGRGFGAMMAFAVRGDSATQNRFVGALTVITSAVSLGHDESLIVHVGPDGPRVAAYPEPFREWGHLRFSVGLEDADDLIADISRALDATFPHGG; encoded by the coding sequence ATGACACGGAGTGTGCACGCCGGGAACGACTCGTCGGGTCCGTCGGTCCGCACGCCCATCACGATGGCCAATTCGTATCACCTGCCGCCCGAACCGGAACGGATGAGCTGGTCGGGTACCGACCAGCTGTTCTACACGCGTAACACCGGCGCGAATCAGGTCGCGCTCCAGGACAAACTCGCCGCAGTCGAGGAAGCCGAGGACGCGGTCGTCCTGGCCTCCGGCGTCGCCGCACTGCACGCGGTGTTCTTCACCTTCCTGTCGACGGGCGACCACGTCGTCGTCTCGGACACGACCTACGAGGCGACGTGGAAGCTGTGGGCGGAGCTGCTGCCGAACAAGTACGGCATCGAGGCGACCTTCGTCGACATCACCGACCCCGAGAACGTGCGGGCGGCGCTGCGCCCCGACACGCGACTGGTGGCGGTCGAGACGATCGCGAACCCGACGACCAAGGTCGGGGACATCGAGGCGCTCGCCGACATCGCGCATTCCGGCGACGCTCTGCTGCTCGTCGACTCGACCTTCACGCCGCCGCCGCTGTACCGGCCGCTCGCCGACGGCGCCGACCTGGTCGTGCACTCGCTGACCAAGTACATCAACGGCCACGGTGACGCGATGGGCGGTGCCGTCCTGGGGCGGTCCGAGCTGATCGGCCGGATCAAAGAGGAGGCGATGGTCGACGTCGGCGGCGTGATCTCGCCGTTCAACGCATGGCTGATCGCCCGCGGTGCCATCACCCTCCCGCTGCGGCTCGCCCAGCACCAGCGCACCGCCGAACGCGTCGCGGCCTTCCTCGACGCCGACCCGCGCATCGCCTACGTCCGCTACCCCGGCCTCGCCTCGCACCCCGAACACGAGCTCGCGGCGCGCCAGTTCGGCGGACGTGGGTTCGGCGCGATGATGGCGTTCGCCGTCCGCGGGGACTCGGCGACGCAGAACCGTTTCGTCGGGGCCCTGACGGTGATCACCTCCGCGGTGTCACTCGGCCACGACGAGTCGCTGATCGTCCACGTCGGCCCCGACGGGCCTCGTGTCGCCGCCTACCCCGAGCCGTTCCGCGAGTGGGGTCACCTCCGCTTCTCCGTCGGCCTGGAAGATGCCGACGACCTGATCGCAGACATCTCCCGGGCGCTGGACGCAACCTTCCCGCACGGCGGCTGA
- a CDS encoding DUF1206 domain-containing protein has product MSGNPVTGAVDRATDSPWFERVARAGHAVSGLLHLLIAYIIVRLAFGDSGNADQSGALSIFAGNAGGRLVLWVAAVAFAALALWRLAEAIVGPHATEPGRDNDGAQDWLDRGKALSLAVVYVGFAWTAVRFAMGSGQSSGKENAGLTARLMQSGGGKFVVVVAGLVIIGVGVYHVYKGASRSFLDDLKIHDDRAATIAGVAGYCGKGLVLVGTGILVLVAVATADPSKASGIDGTVKSLAGLPAGQVLMLLAALGIASYGVYCYWLTRFARM; this is encoded by the coding sequence ATGTCAGGCAATCCGGTGACCGGCGCGGTCGATCGCGCCACCGACAGCCCGTGGTTCGAGCGTGTGGCACGCGCCGGGCATGCCGTCAGCGGGCTCCTCCACCTGCTCATCGCCTACATCATCGTGCGACTCGCATTCGGCGACAGCGGAAACGCCGACCAGTCCGGGGCCCTGAGCATTTTCGCCGGCAACGCCGGCGGCCGGCTGGTTCTCTGGGTTGCCGCCGTCGCGTTCGCCGCGCTCGCCCTGTGGCGTCTCGCCGAGGCCATCGTCGGCCCGCATGCGACCGAACCCGGCCGGGACAACGACGGCGCGCAGGACTGGCTGGACCGTGGAAAGGCCCTGTCGCTGGCCGTTGTCTACGTCGGGTTCGCGTGGACGGCCGTGCGATTCGCGATGGGCAGCGGCCAGTCGAGCGGCAAGGAGAACGCCGGGCTCACCGCACGCCTGATGCAGTCCGGCGGCGGCAAGTTCGTCGTGGTGGTCGCCGGGCTCGTCATCATCGGCGTCGGTGTCTACCACGTGTACAAGGGCGCGAGCCGCTCGTTCCTCGACGACCTCAAGATCCACGACGACCGAGCGGCCACGATCGCCGGGGTGGCCGGTTACTGCGGGAAGGGTCTGGTGCTGGTCGGTACCGGCATCCTCGTGCTCGTCGCGGTGGCCACCGCCGACCCGTCGAAGGCGAGCGGGATCGACGGGACGGTCAAGTCGCTCGCCGGCCTGCCCGCCGGTCAGGTCCTGATGCTCCTGGCCGCGCTGGGTATCGCGAGCTACGGCGTGTACTGCTACTGGCTCACCCGGTTCGCCCGGATGTGA
- a CDS encoding HNH endonuclease family protein, translated as MRRRTAVLPGIGVVCLVAVLGGFGLLSSPESSPDTASVPDAAPVPSRSVPLPPPTPSSVTPSAVGALADLDALPVKGRAPKTGYSRPRFGAAWDDAVDVQYGRNGCRTREDILRRDLVDITVHADGCRVLSGTLVDAYSGKALPFTRGQDTSALVQIDHVVALSDAWQKGAAQWDAGRRLAFANDPRNLQAVSGTVNQSKGAGDAATWLPPNKAYRCTYVSRQIEVKKSYGLWVTAAERQAMSRVLSGC; from the coding sequence ATGAGACGACGGACGGCGGTGTTGCCGGGAATCGGAGTGGTCTGCCTCGTCGCCGTGCTCGGTGGATTCGGCTTGCTGTCGTCCCCTGAGTCGTCCCCGGACACCGCATCGGTCCCGGATGCCGCGCCGGTCCCGTCTCGCTCGGTTCCGCTGCCGCCACCCACTCCGTCGTCCGTCACGCCGTCGGCGGTCGGCGCCCTGGCCGACCTCGACGCGCTGCCGGTCAAGGGCCGGGCACCCAAGACCGGATACTCACGCCCGCGATTCGGTGCGGCCTGGGACGACGCGGTCGACGTGCAGTACGGCCGCAACGGATGTCGGACCCGCGAGGACATCCTGCGCCGCGACCTCGTCGACATCACCGTGCACGCCGACGGCTGCCGCGTGCTGTCGGGGACCCTCGTCGACGCCTACTCGGGAAAGGCCCTGCCGTTCACCCGTGGCCAGGACACGTCGGCGCTCGTTCAGATCGACCATGTAGTCGCCCTCTCGGACGCCTGGCAGAAGGGCGCGGCCCAGTGGGACGCGGGTCGTCGTCTCGCGTTCGCCAACGACCCGCGGAACCTCCAGGCCGTGTCGGGAACGGTCAACCAGAGCAAGGGGGCCGGCGATGCCGCCACCTGGCTGCCCCCGAACAAGGCGTATCGATGCACCTACGTCAGCCGTCAGATCGAGGTGAAGAAGTCCTACGGCCTGTGGGTCACCGCGGCCGAGCGTCAGGCGATGAGCCGCGTGCTGTCCGGCTGCTGA
- a CDS encoding transcriptional regulator, which yields MSSSSRRTHRPALVVLTVITAVACLALAWWQWSRFESSSGSGQNLGYALQWPAFAAAVIYAYRRFVVLESEPEEARQAAADARAAAQIPEGILPERPTTPSASSLVTDPDPVKDAALIEYNRYLAELRSADTPDAPSSKGPQ from the coding sequence ATGTCCTCGTCCTCTCGTCGCACGCATCGGCCGGCGCTCGTGGTGCTGACCGTGATCACCGCGGTGGCGTGTCTGGCCCTCGCCTGGTGGCAGTGGTCGCGTTTCGAGTCGTCCTCCGGCTCCGGCCAGAACCTCGGTTACGCGCTGCAGTGGCCCGCCTTCGCCGCGGCAGTGATCTACGCCTATCGCCGCTTCGTGGTCCTCGAGAGCGAACCCGAAGAAGCCCGACAGGCCGCCGCGGACGCCCGCGCCGCGGCCCAGATACCCGAGGGAATCCTCCCGGAGCGTCCGACGACGCCGAGTGCCTCGTCTCTGGTCACCGACCCTGATCCCGTCAAGGACGCCGCACTCATCGAGTACAACCGCTATCTGGCCGAGCTCAGGTCGGCCGACACCCCCGACGCCCCGTCATCGAAAGGCCCGCAGTGA
- a CDS encoding DUF3817 domain-containing protein, whose protein sequence is MTDTASTASAPTAPVEKVRGALLRYRVLAWITGVWLLLLVAELILAYGFDNKALDFVPIVHGWVYFVYLIMAVDLAIKVRWPAGKTIITAIAGTIPFLSFWFEHKRTQEVKTQFNL, encoded by the coding sequence GTGACCGACACCGCATCCACCGCTTCAGCTCCCACCGCTCCGGTGGAGAAGGTCCGTGGGGCCCTGTTGAGGTACCGCGTCCTGGCCTGGATCACGGGTGTCTGGCTGTTGCTGCTCGTGGCCGAGTTGATCCTGGCGTACGGCTTCGACAACAAGGCACTCGACTTCGTGCCGATCGTCCACGGCTGGGTCTACTTCGTCTACCTGATCATGGCGGTCGACCTGGCCATCAAGGTGCGCTGGCCCGCGGGCAAGACGATCATCACCGCGATCGCCGGCACCATCCCGTTCCTGTCGTTCTGGTTCGAGCACAAGCGCACCCAGGAAGTGAAGACCCAGTTCAACCTCTGA
- a CDS encoding IS1380 family transposase: MKVSHSFSATSALFDDDNLVSHAGLVPVMELARSTGVAALLAKRVDLGTTRVASAGANLEAKLLTVIAGLCCGADSIDDLGIVRSGGHRRLFDRVYAPATIGQTLREFTPGHARQLNAVMTRSLPAMCARAGLLPTNGARVFVDIDSLLRPVYGYQKTGASYGHAKIAGRELLRRGLSPLIATLSAPEYPPVIANAWLRAGRAASGAGAATMIAQTIATARRCGAAGEITVRADAAYGSAEVMATCQRLGATFSLVLRTNTAITRAISAIGEDAWTPVVYPGAVTDPDTGALISDAEVAETTYTVRPLSSHPITARLIVRRVKAHHPADTDTLMPAWRYHSFFTNTTDDTITADINHRAHAVIETVFADLIDGPLAHLPSGVFGANAAWLALTAISHNLMRTLAALTSSARLRAARGATLRRTLVAVPARLARPARTPILHLPRHWPWHHAFTTLWTAVNTP; this comes from the coding sequence GTGAAAGTATCACACAGCTTCTCGGCCACGTCCGCACTCTTTGACGACGACAATCTCGTGTCGCATGCCGGGCTGGTACCGGTGATGGAATTGGCGCGCTCGACCGGGGTGGCCGCGCTGCTGGCCAAACGGGTCGATCTGGGCACCACCCGGGTCGCCTCAGCCGGAGCCAACTTGGAAGCGAAACTGCTGACCGTGATCGCCGGGTTATGTTGCGGCGCGGACAGTATCGACGACCTCGGCATCGTCCGCAGCGGCGGGCACCGACGCTTGTTCGACCGCGTGTACGCCCCGGCCACGATCGGACAAACCCTTCGTGAGTTCACTCCCGGGCATGCCCGACAACTCAACGCCGTGATGACCCGCTCCCTGCCGGCGATGTGCGCCCGGGCAGGGTTGTTGCCCACTAACGGTGCCCGAGTGTTCGTCGATATCGATTCCCTGCTGCGTCCGGTCTATGGCTATCAGAAGACCGGCGCCTCCTACGGACACGCCAAGATCGCCGGACGTGAACTGCTGCGTCGGGGTCTGTCGCCGCTGATCGCCACCCTCAGCGCACCCGAGTACCCACCGGTGATCGCTAACGCCTGGCTGCGCGCCGGCCGCGCCGCCTCCGGTGCCGGGGCCGCAACGATGATCGCGCAAACCATCGCCACCGCCCGGCGTTGCGGGGCCGCCGGTGAGATCACCGTGCGCGCTGATGCGGCCTACGGATCAGCTGAGGTGATGGCTACCTGCCAACGCCTGGGAGCCACGTTCTCGCTGGTCCTACGGACCAACACCGCGATCACCCGCGCGATCTCAGCCATCGGCGAGGATGCCTGGACCCCAGTGGTCTATCCCGGGGCGGTCACCGACCCCGACACCGGCGCGTTGATCTCTGATGCCGAAGTCGCCGAAACCACCTACACGGTCAGACCACTCTCGTCACACCCGATCACCGCCCGACTCATCGTGCGGCGAGTCAAAGCACACCACCCTGCCGACACCGACACCCTGATGCCGGCATGGCGGTATCACTCGTTTTTCACCAACACCACCGACGACACCATCACCGCCGACATCAATCACCGCGCCCACGCCGTCATCGAGACCGTGTTCGCCGACCTCATCGACGGACCACTGGCCCATCTACCCTCCGGCGTCTTCGGCGCCAACGCCGCCTGGCTGGCCCTGACCGCCATCAGCCACAACCTCATGCGCACCCTCGCCGCGCTCACCAGCTCGGCCAGACTGCGCGCCGCGCGCGGAGCGACACTACGACGCACCCTGGTCGCCGTACCCGCCCGACTGGCCCGACCAGCACGAACACCCATCCTGCACCTACCCCGACACTGGCCCTGGCACCACGCATTCACCACCCTGTGGACCGCGGTGAACACCCCCTGA
- a CDS encoding IS256 family transposase has protein sequence MSMALDDKQQGHDDEQLPELAEPRSTAEVAEALQASGMVDELLAQIDTGQVQITGEGGLIPGLIKLALERGLKAELTDHLGYAKGDPAGRELPNARNGSSPKTVASEAGPVELNIPRDRDGTFTPRLVPKGSRRLGGLDDIIISLYAGRMTLRDIQHHLASTIGTDLSHETISKICDEVLDAVDEWQNRPLEPLYPVIYLDALVVKVKDGSHVRNKHAHIAIGVDMGGVKHVLGIWIQAEEGAKFWAGVCANLANRGVKDVLIVCCDGLTGFPEAIEATWPLATVQTCVVHLIRNSMRFVNYKDRKDVARAIKPIYTAPDAETARREWEAFRDSELGVKYPSAALAFDRAWDRFIPFLAFPPELRKVIYTTNSIESLNYQLRKVIKNRGHFPNDVAVRKLLWLAICDIEDKRARQREKERGKPAATRRAPGRLVEGQVVTNWKQALGQLALAYPDRIEPHLG, from the coding sequence ATGAGCATGGCGTTAGACGACAAGCAGCAGGGCCACGACGACGAGCAGTTGCCTGAACTGGCCGAGCCGCGCTCGACCGCGGAAGTCGCCGAGGCATTACAGGCCTCGGGCATGGTCGATGAGCTGCTCGCTCAGATCGATACCGGCCAGGTCCAGATCACCGGTGAGGGCGGGTTGATCCCAGGTCTGATCAAACTGGCCCTCGAACGCGGTCTGAAGGCCGAGCTGACCGATCACCTCGGCTATGCCAAGGGCGATCCGGCCGGGCGGGAGTTGCCCAACGCCCGTAACGGGTCGAGCCCGAAAACGGTGGCCTCGGAGGCCGGGCCGGTCGAGCTGAACATTCCTCGTGACCGTGATGGGACGTTCACCCCGCGGCTGGTGCCGAAGGGCTCGCGCCGCCTCGGCGGCCTCGATGACATCATCATCTCGCTGTATGCCGGCCGCATGACGTTGCGCGACATCCAACACCATTTGGCCTCCACGATCGGTACCGATCTGTCTCACGAGACGATCTCGAAGATCTGCGACGAGGTCCTCGACGCGGTCGATGAATGGCAGAACCGGCCGTTGGAGCCGTTGTATCCCGTCATCTACCTCGACGCTTTGGTGGTGAAGGTCAAGGACGGTTCCCATGTCCGAAATAAGCACGCCCACATTGCTATTGGCGTCGACATGGGCGGGGTCAAGCATGTGCTGGGAATCTGGATACAGGCCGAAGAAGGCGCCAAGTTCTGGGCCGGGGTGTGTGCGAATCTGGCCAATCGCGGCGTCAAGGACGTGCTGATCGTGTGCTGTGACGGGCTCACCGGATTCCCCGAAGCGATCGAGGCGACCTGGCCGCTGGCCACCGTGCAAACCTGCGTGGTGCATCTGATCCGTAACTCGATGCGGTTCGTGAACTACAAAGACCGCAAGGACGTCGCCCGGGCGATCAAACCGATCTACACCGCCCCCGACGCCGAGACCGCGCGCCGCGAGTGGGAAGCCTTCCGCGACTCGGAACTAGGGGTCAAATATCCGAGTGCGGCCTTGGCTTTCGACCGCGCGTGGGATCGGTTCATCCCGTTCCTGGCGTTCCCGCCCGAGCTGCGCAAAGTCATCTACACCACCAACTCGATCGAGTCGCTGAACTACCAGCTGCGCAAGGTCATCAAGAACCGCGGGCATTTCCCCAACGACGTCGCGGTCCGCAAACTGCTGTGGCTGGCGATCTGCGACATCGAGGACAAACGAGCCAGACAACGTGAGAAGGAACGCGGCAAGCCAGCCGCTACGCGCAGAGCACCGGGACGGCTCGTCGAGGGACAGGTCGTCACCAACTGGAAGCAAGCCCTCGGCCAACTCGCCCTGGCATACCCCGACCGGATAGAACCCCACCTCGGCTAA
- a CDS encoding IS110 family transposase produces the protein MDLHRPSDTPRCAGLDVSKTDAKVCVRLSSPDRKPVQEITTWSSMSRDILRLRDYLTEEQVTCVVMEATGDYWKPFYYVLEDAPFEVMLVNAHDAKNLPGRKTDVSDAAWLAQLAAHGLLRASFVPPEPIRRLRDLTRTRTAITRERSREIQRLEKVLEDAGIKLSVVVSDITGVSARRMLRALATGQRDPDVLAEMSVKLLRRKIPALTQALQGRFTEHHAFLVTLHLDFIDQHTIQIDTLTARIEEVMAPFQAARDLLVSIPGISTTTADVIIAETGADMTQFPTPGHLASWAGVCPGHHQSAGRTKNAKTRPGNRHLKGALGAAALSIANHRGTFLNAKYGHLMRHRGKPKAIVAIEHSLLTIIWNMLTDNTSYREPGPDYHQRSHPERTRNQAIRQLQQLGFTVTLTPNEAA, from the coding sequence CTGGACTTACACAGACCATCTGACACCCCCCGCTGCGCGGGTCTCGACGTCTCCAAAACCGATGCCAAAGTGTGTGTGCGACTGAGCAGTCCGGATCGCAAACCGGTCCAGGAGATCACCACCTGGTCATCGATGAGTCGCGACATCCTGCGCTTGCGCGACTATCTGACCGAGGAACAAGTCACCTGTGTGGTCATGGAAGCCACCGGCGACTACTGGAAACCGTTCTACTACGTCCTCGAAGACGCCCCGTTCGAGGTGATGCTGGTCAATGCCCACGACGCCAAGAACCTGCCCGGCCGCAAAACCGATGTTTCCGATGCCGCCTGGCTGGCCCAGTTGGCTGCCCACGGTTTGCTGCGGGCGTCGTTCGTTCCCCCCGAACCGATCCGCCGACTGCGCGACCTCACCCGTACCCGTACCGCGATCACCCGCGAACGCAGCCGTGAGATCCAACGGTTGGAGAAAGTCCTCGAAGACGCCGGCATCAAACTATCGGTCGTCGTTTCCGACATCACCGGAGTCTCGGCCCGCCGAATGCTACGGGCACTGGCCACGGGGCAACGCGACCCAGATGTGCTGGCCGAAATGTCGGTGAAACTGCTGCGCCGCAAAATCCCCGCCCTCACCCAGGCACTACAAGGCCGCTTCACCGAGCACCACGCATTCCTGGTGACCCTGCATCTGGATTTCATCGATCAGCACACCATCCAGATCGATACCCTCACCGCACGCATCGAGGAAGTGATGGCGCCCTTTCAGGCCGCCCGCGACCTGCTCGTCTCCATTCCCGGGATCTCCACCACGACCGCCGATGTGATCATCGCCGAAACCGGGGCGGACATGACCCAGTTCCCCACACCCGGACACCTGGCCTCCTGGGCCGGGGTGTGCCCGGGCCATCACCAATCAGCCGGACGCACCAAAAACGCCAAAACCCGGCCCGGTAACCGTCATCTCAAAGGCGCCCTCGGGGCTGCGGCCCTATCGATCGCCAACCACCGAGGAACCTTCCTCAACGCCAAGTACGGCCATCTCATGCGCCATCGCGGTAAGCCCAAAGCCATCGTCGCCATCGAACACAGCCTGCTCACGATCATCTGGAACATGCTCACCGACAACACCAGCTACCGAGAACCCGGACCCGACTACCACCAACGCAGCCACCCCGAACGCACCCGCAACCAAGCCATCCGGCAACTCCAGCAACTCGGCTTTACCGTCACCCTCACCCCGAACGAGGCAGCCTAG
- a CDS encoding non-canonical purine NTP pyrophosphatase gives MSKVLLASRNRKKLAELQRVVDAAGITGLEIVGLDAVPEFPEEPEDGATFEDNALIKARSGTRATGLPCLADDSGISVDALNGMPGVLSARWSGAHGNDPANNALLLAQLSDTPDERRGAAFVSACALVLPDGTETVVRGEWRGTVLRAERGPNGFGYDPLFAPDDELAAGRSSAELTPEEKDSLSHRGKALAQLVPALRELAGS, from the coding sequence ATGTCGAAGGTCCTGCTCGCGAGCCGTAACCGCAAGAAGCTCGCCGAACTGCAGCGCGTCGTCGACGCCGCGGGGATCACCGGACTGGAGATCGTCGGCCTCGACGCCGTACCCGAGTTCCCGGAGGAGCCCGAGGATGGTGCGACCTTCGAGGACAACGCGCTGATCAAGGCGCGCTCAGGGACGCGTGCCACTGGATTGCCCTGTCTCGCTGATGATTCCGGGATCTCCGTGGACGCACTGAACGGGATGCCCGGTGTGCTGTCGGCGCGGTGGTCGGGTGCACACGGCAACGACCCGGCGAACAACGCGCTCCTGCTGGCCCAGCTGTCGGACACCCCCGACGAGCGGCGCGGCGCGGCATTCGTGTCGGCGTGCGCGCTGGTTCTGCCGGACGGAACCGAGACGGTCGTGCGCGGGGAGTGGCGCGGGACGGTGCTGCGTGCCGAGCGAGGCCCGAACGGCTTCGGCTACGACCCGCTGTTCGCGCCCGACGACGAACTCGCGGCCGGCCGCTCGTCGGCCGAACTCACCCCGGAGGAGAAGGACTCACTGAGCCACCGCGGCAAGGCCCTGGCGCAGCTGGTGCCCGCGCTCCGGGAGCTCGCGGGCTCCTGA
- the rph gene encoding ribonuclease PH has protein sequence MTTRADGRADDELRPISFTRGFTSHPAGSVLVEFGQTRVMCTASVTEGVPPWRRGSGLGWLTAEYSMLPAATHERNRRESVKGSIGGRTHEISRLVGRSLRACIDLAALGENTIALDCDVLQADGGTRTAAITGAYVALADAVTYLRAAGKLSDPQPLSCAIAAVSVGVVDGRVRLDLPYEEDSRAEVDMNVVATDAGTLVEVQGTGEGATFARSTLNALLDVAAVGTEKLFEAQRAVLAEPYPGQLPGNA, from the coding sequence GTGACCACACGAGCTGACGGCCGAGCCGACGACGAACTGCGTCCCATCTCCTTCACCCGCGGCTTCACCAGCCATCCGGCGGGATCGGTGCTGGTGGAGTTCGGACAGACCCGGGTGATGTGCACCGCGAGCGTGACCGAGGGCGTGCCGCCGTGGCGCCGCGGATCGGGCCTGGGCTGGCTGACCGCCGAGTACTCGATGCTCCCGGCGGCGACGCACGAGCGGAACAGGCGCGAATCGGTCAAGGGTTCGATCGGTGGCCGGACCCATGAGATCAGCCGACTCGTCGGCCGGTCCCTGCGGGCGTGCATCGACCTCGCCGCGCTGGGGGAGAACACCATCGCCCTCGACTGCGACGTCCTGCAGGCCGACGGCGGCACCCGCACCGCCGCGATCACCGGCGCCTACGTGGCCCTCGCCGATGCCGTGACCTACCTCCGGGCGGCCGGCAAACTGTCCGACCCCCAACCGCTTTCGTGCGCGATCGCCGCGGTGAGCGTCGGCGTCGTCGACGGCCGGGTGCGCCTGGACCTTCCCTATGAGGAGGACTCGCGCGCCGAGGTCGACATGAACGTCGTCGCCACCGACGCCGGAACCCTCGTCGAGGTGCAGGGCACCGGTGAGGGTGCGACCTTCGCACGGTCGACGCTCAACGCCCTCCTCGACGTCGCCGCGGTCGGTACCGAGAAGCTCTTCGAGGCGCAGCGTGCCGTGCTCGCCGAGCCGTACCCGGGTCAGCTGCCGGGCAACGCCTGA
- a CDS encoding cyclic nucleotide-degrading phosphodiesterase: MRLTVLGCSGSVGGPGAACSGYLLSVPGEQPVLVDCGPGVFGELQRVTDPCGVSVVLSHLHADHCMDLPAMLVWRRYAPSAATERAPLYGPPGTALRIGHGSSEYPGQVDDISDTFDVREWCDGLEVTLGGMRIKAVNVNHPPSTFGLRITGPEGQVIAYSGDTAPCDELIDLAADADLFLCEASWTHAPSERPPDLHMSGIEAGEAATKANARALAITHVAPWTDSAEILAEARSTFSGPVDLVRQGQIIELA; the protein is encoded by the coding sequence ATGCGTCTCACGGTCCTCGGATGTTCGGGCAGTGTGGGCGGACCGGGGGCGGCGTGCTCCGGCTACCTGCTCTCTGTCCCCGGCGAACAGCCGGTCCTGGTGGATTGCGGGCCGGGTGTCTTCGGCGAGCTTCAACGGGTCACGGATCCTTGCGGGGTCTCGGTGGTGCTCAGCCACCTCCATGCCGATCACTGCATGGATCTGCCCGCGATGCTGGTGTGGCGGCGATACGCGCCCTCGGCGGCGACGGAACGTGCACCGCTCTACGGACCGCCCGGGACCGCGCTGCGGATCGGTCACGGCTCGTCGGAGTATCCCGGACAGGTCGACGACATCTCCGACACCTTCGACGTCCGGGAATGGTGCGACGGTCTCGAGGTGACTCTCGGGGGCATGCGGATCAAGGCGGTCAACGTCAACCACCCGCCGTCGACCTTCGGGCTGCGCATCACCGGTCCCGAGGGGCAGGTCATCGCCTACAGCGGTGACACCGCTCCCTGCGACGAACTCATCGACCTCGCCGCCGACGCGGATCTCTTCCTGTGCGAGGCGTCGTGGACCCACGCGCCGTCGGAACGTCCGCCGGACCTGCACATGTCGGGGATCGAGGCGGGCGAGGCCGCGACCAAGGCGAACGCGCGTGCTCTCGCGATCACCCACGTCGCGCCGTGGACGGACTCGGCGGAGATCCTCGCCGAGGCGCGCAGTACATTCTCCGGGCCGGTCGATCTCGTGAGACAGGGACAGATCATCGAGCTGGCCTAG
- the murI gene encoding glutamate racemase: protein MAAQPKAPVWTSDPEAPIGIFDSGVGGLTVARAIMDLLPDEDIVYIGDTANGPYGPLTIPEIRKHALAIGDDLAERGVKAIVIACNTASAACLRDARERYAPIPVVEVVLPAVRRAVVATKNGRIGVLGTEATISSRAYQDSFAAARDAVVTAVPCPRFVDFVERGITSGRQILGLAQGYLEPLQQAGVDTVVLGCTHYPLLTGVLQLAMGDEVTLVSSAEETAKDLFRVLTEMDLLHPHTGREASRVFQSTGDPEMFAKLSRRFLGPVVGAVQHL, encoded by the coding sequence ATAGCCGCACAACCCAAGGCGCCCGTCTGGACCTCGGATCCCGAGGCGCCCATCGGGATCTTCGACTCCGGCGTCGGCGGACTCACCGTCGCGCGCGCCATCATGGACCTGCTGCCCGACGAGGACATCGTCTACATCGGTGACACCGCGAACGGGCCGTACGGTCCGCTGACCATCCCGGAGATCCGCAAGCACGCCCTCGCGATCGGCGACGATCTGGCCGAGCGCGGCGTCAAGGCCATCGTCATCGCCTGCAACACCGCGTCGGCCGCCTGTCTGCGTGACGCCCGGGAACGTTACGCACCGATCCCGGTGGTGGAGGTCGTGCTCCCCGCGGTGCGTCGTGCCGTGGTCGCCACCAAGAACGGCCGGATCGGCGTGCTCGGCACCGAGGCGACGATCTCCTCACGCGCATACCAGGATTCGTTCGCCGCGGCCCGCGACGCGGTGGTCACTGCGGTCCCGTGTCCGCGCTTCGTCGACTTCGTCGAACGCGGGATCACCAGCGGTCGCCAGATCCTCGGCCTGGCGCAGGGATACCTCGAACCCCTCCAGCAGGCCGGCGTCGACACGGTCGTTCTCGGCTGCACCCACTACCCGTTGCTGACCGGCGTTCTCCAGCTCGCGATGGGCGACGAGGTGACGCTGGTGTCGAGCGCCGAGGAGACGGCCAAGGACCTCTTCCGCGTCCTCACGGAGATGGATCTCCTGCACCCGCACACCGGCCGGGAGGCGTCGCGCGTCTTCCAGTCGACCGGCGACCCGGAGATGTTCGCCAAACTCTCGCGGCGGTTCCTCGGGCCCGTCGTCGGGGCTGTGCAGCACCTTTAG